One region of Prochlorococcus marinus str. GP2 genomic DNA includes:
- a CDS encoding DUF3685 domain-containing protein has translation MELISKKSILIIAPSLIAESLSLKLTSLDQNLNINFNNGTGDKTPDLVIWNVLNFQSEDLIRLELLKLRERYDESKFLIILSGELVYEANTPPSLNAEGFLLNPSAEKVLESIDTILNGGRVFDIENNSRVQLNINKDKPLSFSQKILTSGLKQIDSEINYIFKYVNSDSTPEFYKFILKGRLRELITAKSFLIFLWGNSLELYTEAVYAENKINLENKNTVFIKDKNTIEIWNLILDRLKERYSSTNLNVEFNNSSIILSGIKKEFISRLICKMLDELDNLVKNIKENYKEKDFKDDLNSLIKELKVNTISNITDSYFRLKKGSESISINDFIYSEVNCEDIDKESHESIMFIEPIIKNEALDYDGKLLPLYETESFLILENIISNWTIRNCNLLASEIFNICSSWPELRTVLINPELQSTRNFERFRNNINNYNRWHDYIYMPIYLYESKREYIDIIDKKFTRYFKNENREKELENLEWLQKQVTLLVEIRDALAPQLELAVKYIGNLFVTFLTKVVGKAIGLVGKGILQGLGRSSSK, from the coding sequence TTGGAATTAATTTCAAAAAAATCGATCTTGATTATTGCTCCAAGCTTAATAGCAGAATCTTTATCGCTTAAGTTAACATCACTTGACCAAAATTTAAACATTAATTTTAATAATGGAACGGGAGATAAAACTCCGGATTTAGTTATATGGAATGTTCTTAATTTCCAATCAGAAGATCTTATAAGGTTAGAATTATTAAAATTAAGAGAAAGATATGATGAGTCAAAGTTTCTTATAATTCTCTCTGGCGAACTAGTTTATGAAGCAAATACCCCTCCATCGTTAAATGCTGAAGGTTTTCTTTTAAATCCTAGTGCAGAAAAAGTTCTTGAATCTATTGATACCATTTTAAATGGAGGAAGGGTATTTGATATTGAAAACAATTCAAGGGTTCAACTAAATATAAATAAAGATAAGCCTCTGTCTTTTAGTCAAAAAATTTTAACTTCAGGTCTTAAGCAAATAGATTCTGAAATTAATTATATATTCAAGTATGTCAACTCTGATTCAACACCAGAATTTTATAAATTCATTTTAAAAGGAAGATTAAGAGAACTTATTACTGCAAAATCTTTTCTAATTTTCTTATGGGGTAATTCACTAGAGCTTTATACAGAGGCAGTTTACGCTGAAAATAAAATTAATCTTGAAAATAAGAACACTGTATTCATTAAAGATAAAAATACTATTGAAATATGGAATTTGATTTTAGATAGACTAAAAGAAAGGTATAGCTCAACTAACTTAAATGTTGAATTTAATAATTCATCAATAATTCTCTCTGGGATAAAGAAAGAATTTATTTCACGACTAATTTGCAAAATGTTAGATGAATTAGATAATTTAGTAAAAAATATTAAGGAAAACTATAAGGAGAAAGATTTTAAAGATGATTTAAATTCCCTCATAAAAGAACTTAAAGTTAATACAATTTCAAATATCACAGACAGCTATTTTCGATTAAAAAAAGGAAGCGAATCTATTTCAATAAATGATTTTATTTATAGCGAGGTAAATTGCGAAGATATAGATAAAGAATCACATGAATCAATAATGTTTATTGAGCCAATTATTAAAAATGAAGCTCTTGACTATGATGGAAAATTACTCCCTCTATATGAAACAGAATCGTTTTTGATCCTTGAAAATATAATTTCAAATTGGACAATAAGGAACTGTAATTTATTAGCCTCTGAAATCTTTAATATTTGTTCTTCTTGGCCTGAATTAAGAACTGTACTTATAAATCCCGAATTACAATCTACAAGAAATTTTGAAAGATTTAGAAATAATATTAATAACTACAATCGCTGGCATGATTATATTTATATGCCTATCTACTTATATGAGAGTAAACGAGAATATATTGATATTATCGATAAAAAATTTACCCGTTACTTTAAAAATGAAAATAGAGAGAAAGAATTAGAGAATCTAGAATGGCTACAAAAACAAGTTACATTGTTAGTTGAGATAAGAGATGCCTTAGCACCGCAATTAGAACTTGCTGTAAAATATATTGGTAATCTTTTCGTGACTTTTCTTACAAAGGTCGTTGGCAAAGCTATCGGTTTAGTGGGGAAAGGAATCCTTCAAGGATTAGGAAGATCAAGTTCAAAGTAA
- the hisA gene encoding 1-(5-phosphoribosyl)-5-[(5-phosphoribosylamino)methylideneamino]imidazole-4-carboxamide isomerase produces MELIPAIDLINGKCVRLFKGDFNKRKDFTKEPHEQAKFWESEGAKYIHIVDLDAAKTGSPRNDESIKKIAKTVNIPIQIGGGIRSHERIKQLFSYGIEKVIMGTSAIENKELVRDLSNEFPGRIIVGIDAKDGKVSTRGWLEQSNILATDLVKEFSSFKIASFIVTDINTDGTLEGTNEEFIKSILEITDIPVIASGGIGSISDLLSLVKFENSGLVGVIVGKALYENKFTISEANNVLSSERLNDFDLNRNYYA; encoded by the coding sequence ATGGAACTAATACCAGCAATTGATTTAATAAATGGTAAGTGTGTAAGGCTTTTTAAAGGTGACTTTAATAAAAGAAAAGACTTCACCAAAGAACCTCATGAGCAGGCTAAATTTTGGGAAAGCGAAGGGGCAAAATATATACATATAGTTGATTTAGATGCTGCAAAAACTGGATCACCAAGAAACGATGAATCAATAAAAAAAATTGCAAAAACAGTTAACATACCTATTCAAATAGGTGGGGGAATAAGGTCTCATGAAAGGATAAAACAATTATTTTCTTATGGTATTGAGAAAGTTATCATGGGAACTTCTGCAATAGAAAATAAAGAATTAGTTAGAGACTTATCAAATGAATTTCCTGGAAGGATAATTGTTGGTATAGATGCAAAAGATGGAAAAGTTAGTACAAGGGGGTGGCTTGAGCAATCTAATATTTTAGCCACAGATCTAGTAAAGGAGTTTTCTTCATTTAAAATTGCTAGTTTTATTGTTACAGATATAAATACAGATGGGACGTTAGAAGGAACAAATGAAGAATTCATAAAAAGCATACTTGAAATTACAGATATTCCAGTAATAGCCTCAGGAGGTATTGGATCAATTTCTGATTTATTATCGTTAGTAAAATTTGAAAATTCTGGACTCGTTGGAGTAATTGTAGGTAAAGCTCTATATGAAAATAAATTCACGATAAGCGAAGCGAATAATGTATTGTCATCAGAGAGATTAAATGACTTTGATTTAAACAGAAATTATTACGCTTAA
- a CDS encoding NAD-dependent epimerase/dehydratase family protein has translation MKILVMGGTRFVGRSLVGKLLSQNHDIDIFTRGNKSNPEKTNLIKGDRNSSEDIMRLRNKKYDVVYDISGRELEQTKLVIENLDNSFQRYIYVSSAGVYKDNFELPLSEVDPIDPDSRHKGKFETENWLKNQKIPFTSFRPTYIYGPGNYNKIENWFFERLYAKKSIPIPGDGSLITQLGHVSDLTDVMIRCMNFENSKNNIYNCSGEKGVTIKGLIYFCANVLGLNQNEISLRRFDYKKLDPKSRKGFPIRLNHYQTDISKIKHDLEWLPTFDLLNGLKDSFLNDFNNKKNEEFDENSDHILFNS, from the coding sequence ATGAAAATTCTTGTAATGGGTGGTACTAGATTTGTTGGCAGGTCTTTGGTTGGAAAGTTATTAAGTCAAAATCATGATATTGATATTTTCACGAGAGGTAATAAAAGTAATCCTGAAAAAACAAATTTAATTAAGGGTGATAGAAATAGTTCAGAAGATATTATGAGGCTAAGAAATAAAAAGTATGATGTTGTTTATGATATTTCTGGAAGAGAGTTAGAACAAACTAAACTTGTTATAGAAAATTTAGATAACTCTTTCCAGAGATATATATATGTCAGCTCTGCTGGTGTTTATAAAGATAATTTTGAACTACCCTTATCCGAAGTTGATCCAATTGATCCAGATAGTAGGCACAAAGGAAAGTTTGAGACAGAAAATTGGTTAAAAAACCAAAAAATTCCTTTTACAAGTTTTAGGCCTACTTATATTTATGGACCGGGAAATTATAATAAAATTGAAAATTGGTTTTTTGAAAGGTTATATGCTAAAAAATCTATACCTATCCCTGGTGACGGGTCTTTAATTACTCAGTTAGGCCATGTTTCTGATCTAACTGATGTAATGATAAGGTGTATGAATTTTGAAAATTCTAAAAATAATATTTACAACTGTTCAGGTGAAAAAGGAGTAACAATCAAGGGTTTAATTTATTTCTGTGCGAATGTACTTGGATTAAACCAAAATGAGATTTCTTTAAGAAGATTTGATTATAAAAAATTAGATCCTAAATCTAGAAAGGGATTTCCAATAAGATTAAATCATTATCAGACTGATATCTCTAAGATTAAACATGATTTAGAGTGGTTGCCAACATTTGATTTACTTAATGGTTTAAAGGATAGTTTTTTAAATGATTTTAATAATAAAAAGAATGAGGAGTTTGATGAAAATTCAGATCATATTCTTTTTAATTCTTAA
- the pgsA gene encoding CDP-diacylglycerol--glycerol-3-phosphate 3-phosphatidyltransferase yields MLLRKNLKNLTLNIPNLLSISRLFLVFPLILFLEINRPFYVFILIIIGGLTDYFDGLIARKFNLKTRLGAILDPLSDKIFYLIPLTFLCKNNLIPFWSLSLILFREIIISSLRNSTKDGLPASMLGKFKTFFFFISVISFFTPLKISLLNNLALIFYWLGFILTFVTLLVYLRIKKNMI; encoded by the coding sequence TTGTTATTAAGAAAAAATCTTAAAAATTTAACATTGAATATTCCCAACTTATTATCGATATCTCGCCTTTTCCTTGTATTTCCATTAATACTTTTTTTAGAAATTAACAGGCCTTTTTACGTCTTTATATTAATTATTATTGGAGGTTTAACTGATTATTTTGATGGGTTAATTGCAAGGAAGTTTAATCTTAAAACCAGATTAGGAGCTATCCTTGATCCCTTAAGCGATAAAATATTCTATTTAATTCCTTTAACCTTTCTTTGTAAAAACAATTTAATACCTTTCTGGTCTTTGTCATTAATTTTATTTAGAGAAATAATTATCTCTAGCCTGAGGAACTCTACAAAAGACGGTTTACCAGCATCTATGCTGGGTAAATTTAAAACGTTTTTCTTTTTTATTTCAGTAATCAGCTTCTTTACCCCATTAAAAATAAGCTTATTGAATAATTTGGCTTTAATATTTTATTGGTTAGGATTCATTCTGACTTTTGTGACTTTATTAGTCTATTTAAGAATTAAAAAGAATATGATCTGA
- a CDS encoding PCC domain-containing protein produces MQSHSLKLSPESDLMNSIKEYSLLNNLYGYVSGVVGNLRTVCIQCPGNQEINKFQGNLEIVSLNGHFNKGDVHLHLSFADEGCNVFGGHLEEGCIVKKGTDILLLSFEQKIINISTNDLLKNESRVKAYILKDCPWSKRAIRLLNSLSIPHEVTLIDNDESFQKIMAQSSHNTFPQIFLDNEFFGGYDELSEQAKIDNLSSFM; encoded by the coding sequence ATGCAATCTCATAGCCTAAAGCTATCTCCAGAATCTGATTTGATGAATTCAATTAAAGAATATTCTTTATTGAATAATTTATACGGGTATGTTTCTGGAGTGGTTGGTAATCTTAGAACAGTTTGTATTCAATGCCCAGGAAATCAAGAGATAAATAAATTTCAGGGAAATCTAGAGATAGTCTCTTTAAATGGACATTTTAATAAGGGAGATGTTCATTTACATTTGAGTTTTGCAGATGAGGGATGTAATGTCTTTGGTGGTCATCTTGAGGAGGGATGTATTGTAAAAAAAGGTACTGATATATTATTACTTTCTTTTGAACAAAAAATTATTAATATCTCAACTAATGATTTATTAAAAAATGAATCACGTGTAAAAGCATATATTTTAAAGGATTGTCCTTGGTCTAAAAGAGCAATTAGGTTGCTTAATTCTTTATCTATTCCTCATGAAGTTACTTTAATAGACAATGATGAGAGCTTTCAAAAAATAATGGCTCAGAGTAGCCATAATACTTTCCCTCAAATATTTTTGGATAATGAATTTTTTGGAGGATATGATGAACTTTCAGAACAAGCAAAAATTGATAACTTGAGTTCATTTATGTAA
- a CDS encoding SDR family oxidoreductase has translation MKIAITGASGKTGYRITEEAVKKGYKVRQIIRKNSKVSEGLESLEKIRVSLDNKKELDKAFKGIDALVIATGARASLDLTGPAKVDALGVYRQLESCKRVGIKRVILVSSLCTGKLFHPLNLFGLILIWKKIGENFLRNSNFEWTIIRPGGLKENEDIKLENIKYSKENTQINGSIPRRLVAQCCIDSLKNKDAINKLIEVTSSNDNKKISFKKAMQMI, from the coding sequence ATGAAAATAGCAATTACTGGTGCATCTGGCAAAACAGGTTATAGAATTACTGAAGAAGCAGTTAAGAAAGGATATAAAGTTAGGCAAATTATTAGAAAAAATTCTAAAGTTTCAGAAGGTCTAGAGAGTTTGGAAAAAATTAGAGTATCTTTAGATAATAAAAAAGAACTTGATAAAGCGTTTAAAGGTATTGATGCTTTGGTAATTGCAACTGGTGCTAGAGCATCATTAGATTTAACCGGTCCTGCAAAGGTTGATGCGTTAGGGGTATACAGGCAATTAGAGAGTTGTAAGAGAGTTGGCATTAAGAGAGTTATTTTAGTAAGTTCTCTTTGTACTGGTAAGTTATTTCACCCATTAAACTTGTTTGGTTTGATTCTTATTTGGAAGAAAATAGGTGAAAACTTTCTACGAAACTCAAACTTCGAATGGACTATTATTAGACCTGGAGGATTAAAGGAAAATGAAGATATTAAATTAGAAAATATAAAATATTCAAAGGAGAATACTCAAATTAATGGATCAATCCCAAGAAGATTAGTAGCACAATGCTGTATAGATTCTTTAAAAAACAAAGATGCAATTAATAAATTAATAGAAGTAACAAGTTCGAATGATAATAAAAAGATATCTTTTAAAAAAGCTATGCAAATGATTTAA
- the nth gene encoding endonuclease III: protein MRKSERAEIVLKELKKLYPSPPIPLDHTNAYTLLVAVVLSAQSTDKKVNELTKSLFKVADNPEKMIQLGINGIYEYIKFLGLSNQKSKNIYNLSKLLIEKHNGMVPDSFEKLESLPGVGHKTASVVMSQVFKIPSFPVDTHIHRLSQRWGLSNGKSVVQTEKDLKKIFPVNDWNTLHLQIIFYGREYCTARGCDGTKCYLCRTLYPKRKKKFICKKP from the coding sequence ATGAGAAAATCTGAAAGAGCAGAAATAGTACTCAAGGAACTCAAAAAGTTATATCCATCGCCTCCAATACCCCTTGATCATACAAATGCATATACACTTCTAGTCGCGGTAGTTTTAAGTGCTCAATCAACAGATAAGAAAGTTAATGAATTAACAAAAAGCTTATTTAAGGTTGCAGATAATCCAGAAAAGATGATACAGCTAGGTATTAATGGCATTTACGAATACATAAAATTTTTAGGTCTATCTAATCAAAAATCAAAAAACATCTATAATTTATCTAAATTATTGATTGAGAAGCATAATGGTATGGTCCCAGATTCTTTTGAGAAGCTTGAATCTCTTCCAGGGGTAGGCCATAAAACAGCATCAGTTGTAATGTCTCAAGTCTTTAAAATCCCTTCATTCCCAGTCGATACTCACATACACAGGTTGTCACAAAGATGGGGTCTATCAAATGGAAAAAGCGTAGTTCAAACAGAAAAAGACCTAAAAAAAATATTTCCAGTAAATGATTGGAATACCTTACATTTACAAATAATCTTTTATGGCAGAGAATACTGCACTGCAAGAGGCTGTGATGGAACAAAATGTTATTTATGTCGTACTCTTTACCCAAAAAGAAAGAAGAAATTTATATGTAAAAAACCCTAA
- a CDS encoding ABC transporter ATP-binding protein, with translation MKNDALIIDDLHHKYDKRECSNWILNKINLKLENGELLGLLGPSGCGKTTLLRLIAGFEYPSKGKISLNDKEISSRKKILSPEKRNIGMVFQDYALFPHLTVLENVMFGLKNKKDRSRVDYLLNIVGLDSFVGRYPHELSGGQKQRLAIARALAPGTNFILLDEPFCSLDMHVKLKLRSELPNILKGCNASGLMVTHDPEEALSICDKVAVMNEGKIHQIDTPINLLKSPKTKFVSSFILGNNILNLKQYGNSYMSCLGEINSLGLSSKIKTKNMSISPKFISIKRSESGNAVVISKEFIGEYFIYKVSINNEILRVRANINNLLNSGDKCFLSINKNSYYFLYPGAIKVNI, from the coding sequence GTGAAAAATGATGCGTTAATAATTGATGATCTGCATCATAAATATGATAAGCGAGAATGTTCAAATTGGATATTAAACAAAATTAACCTGAAACTTGAAAATGGCGAATTGTTAGGCTTGCTTGGTCCTTCTGGTTGCGGAAAAACAACTCTTTTAAGATTAATCGCAGGGTTTGAATATCCCTCAAAAGGAAAAATCTCTTTAAATGATAAGGAAATTTCAAGTAGAAAAAAAATTCTTAGCCCTGAAAAAAGAAATATTGGTATGGTTTTTCAAGATTATGCGCTTTTCCCTCACTTAACTGTTTTGGAAAATGTAATGTTTGGTTTGAAAAACAAAAAAGACAGATCTAGGGTTGATTATTTACTAAATATTGTTGGTCTTGATAGTTTTGTTGGAAGGTACCCACATGAATTGTCTGGCGGCCAAAAACAAAGACTTGCAATTGCGAGAGCCCTTGCTCCAGGTACAAATTTTATTCTATTGGATGAACCTTTTTGCAGCCTTGATATGCATGTCAAACTTAAATTGAGAAGTGAACTTCCAAATATTCTAAAAGGTTGCAATGCAAGTGGATTAATGGTTACTCATGACCCTGAAGAAGCTCTGTCAATTTGCGATAAAGTTGCCGTTATGAATGAGGGTAAAATACATCAAATTGATACTCCAATTAACCTTTTAAAAAGTCCCAAAACTAAATTTGTTAGTAGTTTTATTTTAGGAAATAATATTCTTAATCTTAAACAATATGGCAATTCATACATGTCTTGTTTAGGTGAAATAAATAGTTTAGGGTTATCAAGCAAAATAAAAACTAAAAATATGTCTATTTCACCTAAATTTATATCAATTAAAAGATCAGAATCTGGTAATGCTGTTGTAATTTCTAAAGAATTTATTGGTGAATATTTTATTTATAAAGTATCTATTAATAATGAAATTTTGAGGGTTAGAGCTAATATAAATAATCTGTTAAATAGTGGTGATAAATGTTTTCTTTCTATAAATAAAAATAGTTATTATTTTTTATATCCTGGAGCAATAAAGGTAAATATTTAA
- a CDS encoding ferritin: protein MNENNLKLKKLINFGPSGRAIAQPMDNSLLDNFFEHLTMERYANVQYFSIYLWFQERDLNGFASFFLGESQGEMEHAQKFADYLIARGQNVKLNEIPAPVQTWDSIEELISFSFNMEADLTSSLQQLYSISERISDTRSNVFLDPIVEAQTKSEDEFANILGKVKFASNQPSAILLIDSELKQK from the coding sequence ATGAATGAAAATAATTTAAAATTAAAGAAATTAATTAATTTTGGTCCATCTGGAAGAGCTATTGCCCAACCTATGGATAATAGTTTGTTAGATAATTTTTTTGAACATCTTACAATGGAAAGATATGCGAATGTTCAATATTTTTCGATATATCTATGGTTCCAAGAACGTGATTTAAATGGATTTGCCTCTTTTTTTCTGGGTGAATCACAAGGTGAAATGGAACACGCTCAAAAATTTGCTGATTATCTCATTGCAAGGGGACAAAACGTGAAATTGAATGAAATTCCAGCACCAGTTCAGACTTGGGACTCAATAGAAGAATTGATTTCTTTTTCTTTCAATATGGAGGCTGATTTAACTTCATCTTTACAACAACTTTATTCAATTTCAGAAAGAATTTCAGATACAAGATCCAACGTATTTTTAGATCCAATTGTAGAAGCTCAAACGAAATCTGAAGATGAATTCGCAAATATACTGGGAAAAGTTAAGTTTGCTTCTAATCAACCTTCTGCAATCTTATTGATAGACAGTGAATTAAAACAAAAATAA
- a CDS encoding Crp/Fnr family transcriptional regulator produces the protein MNFHSYGEPPSKLVRIITGQSVLIDPSSRPKGTCLEIESGIARVYCPCEETEGMTLAFLQSGDQLRTDLLCSEGVCVEALTDLSFHSSGIINENVGFDAVNEWTLQLLRIRHLGNAEQRLQALFSILVNRLGRRCGQWCELPFRLTHERIGELIGSTRVTSTRLISKLRSSELMIAPVGTQTVSVAPSFIESSLL, from the coding sequence ATGAATTTCCATAGTTATGGGGAACCACCTTCTAAGTTAGTAAGAATAATAACTGGTCAATCCGTTTTAATAGATCCTTCATCAAGGCCAAAAGGAACATGTCTAGAAATTGAGAGTGGGATTGCAAGAGTCTATTGCCCTTGCGAAGAAACGGAAGGGATGACACTAGCCTTCCTACAGTCAGGGGACCAGTTAAGAACTGACCTTTTATGTAGTGAGGGTGTATGCGTTGAAGCATTAACAGATTTATCGTTCCATAGCAGTGGAATTATTAATGAAAATGTAGGTTTTGATGCAGTAAATGAGTGGACATTGCAACTCCTCAGAATTAGACACTTGGGAAATGCTGAACAAAGGTTACAGGCTTTATTTTCTATATTAGTAAACCGATTAGGAAGAAGATGTGGTCAATGGTGTGAATTACCTTTTAGGTTAACTCATGAAAGGATAGGTGAATTAATTGGTTCAACACGAGTAACATCAACCAGGTTAATTTCTAAATTAAGGTCCTCTGAGTTAATGATAGCTCCAGTTGGCACTCAAACTGTCAGTGTTGCACCTTCTTTTATTGAATCATCATTACTATAG
- a CDS encoding ABC transporter ATP-binding protein — translation MVNKLWFEAKNINCFKGGFRVIKDLNLKIANSENVILIGPNGSGKSSLIEVINRNIYPVVTNQSKLKIFNEELINLWELRKRISTVNNDIKNRINPNIKVFDLILSGLYGKYCYIPNKSERDHYQVDNILKNMNIFNLSKKYFSYLSDGEKQISLIARALIKKPEILILDEPTANLDYRSKFLVIDKINELSKLNSKIFCVTHDISMITNIFDRVIMMKDGEIIADGYQNEVINSENLNRLYGIDVEVTKNNSFWSIKRLSK, via the coding sequence GTGGTTAATAAGTTATGGTTTGAAGCGAAAAACATAAATTGTTTTAAGGGTGGTTTTAGAGTAATTAAAGATTTAAATTTAAAAATTGCGAATTCAGAGAATGTAATATTAATTGGACCAAATGGTTCAGGTAAATCTTCTTTAATAGAAGTAATTAATAGAAATATATACCCAGTAGTAACTAATCAATCAAAACTGAAAATATTTAACGAAGAACTTATAAATTTATGGGAACTGAGAAAAAGAATAAGTACCGTAAATAATGATATTAAAAATAGAATAAATCCTAATATAAAAGTTTTTGATTTAATTTTAAGTGGATTATATGGAAAATATTGTTACATACCAAATAAATCTGAAAGAGATCATTATCAGGTGGATAATATCTTGAAAAATATGAATATATTTAATTTATCTAAAAAATATTTTTCCTATTTATCAGATGGAGAAAAGCAAATTTCTCTCATTGCAAGAGCGTTAATAAAAAAACCTGAAATTTTAATACTTGATGAGCCAACTGCAAATTTAGATTATAGATCAAAGTTTTTAGTGATTGATAAAATTAATGAATTATCAAAATTAAACAGCAAAATTTTTTGTGTTACCCATGATATTTCGATGATTACAAATATTTTTGATCGAGTCATAATGATGAAAGATGGCGAAATTATCGCTGATGGATATCAAAATGAGGTTATTAATAGCGAAAATCTTAATAGGTTATATGGTATTGATGTTGAAGTAACTAAAAATAATAGTTTTTGGTCTATTAAGAGATTATCTAAATAA
- a CDS encoding Rieske 2Fe-2S domain-containing protein — MENRQINFFKSKDFNTVLKPFKKGTVVKIDSIDIRENKNELKIGLFGWYAICPSKELKKNKLHYFSLYDEPLVLYRDENKNVRCIKNICPHRGASFFGGTISDGVITCPYHGAKFSSGGSCQNLDRITCSHIIDNNYDNYAKRIHLSQYKALEKNGYIFVHFSKKSDTDLKNISEDSPISNYELSENGFLHADYVYEEVLVDFKCDWSRIIENHLDILHLFWVHGDTIPDKDVNKNVLVSFNQKINVTPKYIESIYYYKNDPTKEFIRIKYIPPGRILIYKGNPSEARYLQVLDHIPLGNNKARVIVRHYRKFLKNKLINNLMLFQENQRKIFYKIFDEDYMILKTQTFNHNMGFISKDEIKLLGEDRIINYFWKWYKKSEDKDEPWKNTNETQNINVYDEVILKYPPEIKNLEIINNIDIIRKTFLRFAAPLIFFMLII; from the coding sequence ATGGAAAACAGACAAATTAATTTTTTTAAATCAAAAGACTTTAATACCGTTCTCAAGCCTTTTAAAAAAGGAACGGTAGTAAAAATTGACTCGATAGATATTAGAGAAAATAAAAATGAATTAAAAATAGGTTTATTTGGTTGGTATGCAATTTGTCCTTCAAAAGAACTTAAAAAAAATAAGCTACATTATTTTTCACTATATGATGAGCCTCTAGTTCTTTATAGAGATGAGAATAAAAATGTTAGATGCATTAAAAATATTTGTCCGCATAGGGGAGCTTCCTTTTTTGGAGGCACCATATCAGATGGAGTAATAACCTGTCCATATCATGGTGCTAAATTCTCCTCTGGTGGAAGTTGCCAAAATCTTGATAGAATAACATGCAGTCACATAATTGATAATAACTACGATAACTACGCCAAAAGAATTCACTTATCCCAATACAAAGCTTTAGAAAAGAATGGATATATATTTGTACATTTTTCCAAAAAATCTGACACTGATTTAAAAAATATAAGTGAAGATTCACCTATAAGTAACTACGAATTATCTGAAAATGGATTTTTACATGCGGATTATGTATATGAAGAGGTTCTAGTTGACTTTAAATGTGATTGGTCAAGGATAATTGAAAATCACTTAGATATCCTTCATCTTTTTTGGGTTCACGGTGATACAATCCCTGATAAAGATGTTAATAAAAATGTATTAGTAAGTTTTAACCAGAAAATTAATGTCACTCCAAAATATATTGAAAGTATTTATTACTATAAGAATGATCCTACAAAAGAATTTATACGAATAAAATACATTCCACCTGGAAGGATTTTAATTTATAAAGGGAATCCTTCTGAAGCTAGATATTTACAAGTTTTAGACCATATTCCACTAGGAAATAACAAAGCAAGAGTAATAGTAAGACACTACAGGAAATTCTTAAAAAATAAATTAATTAATAACCTTATGTTATTTCAAGAGAATCAAAGAAAGATTTTTTATAAGATATTTGATGAGGATTATATGATTTTAAAAACACAAACATTTAATCACAATATGGGATTTATAAGTAAAGATGAAATAAAATTATTGGGAGAAGACAGAATAATAAATTACTTCTGGAAATGGTACAAGAAATCTGAAGATAAGGATGAACCATGGAAAAATACTAATGAAACTCAAAATATCAACGTATACGACGAAGTAATATTGAAATATCCTCCGGAGATAAAAAACTTAGAAATTATCAATAATATTGATATTATTAGAAAAACATTTTTAAGATTTGCAGCTCCACTTATATTTTTTATGTTGATTATATAA